The DNA sequence CGTTAGAAATAAATTCTAAGCACCTTTAACAATTGAAGGAATATCTCAGCAGTTTCAACGGCTCGAGATTGTCATcgttgcagttttttttttggcgatgtttcaataaatgaataaagtttTCGTTGACATCGTTGAGGTCACTTTTcgaatttttttggctttcttCGACACTAGCTGTTTAGCAAGTATCGTTTGCACCAAGCCTCCacgtaaataattttttgctaaCGCTCTTTCCATTATCTGCATGACTTTATTACAAAGACACGATATTAAATTAAtagctttcaaatgaaaaaggcaGTTTATTCTGTAATCTAGCCGACAGTTGAAACGAAACAttggacaaacttgaaactctCGAGAAGAGTTTGCATAGACTGGCGTACTATGGGCCCGAATTTcgtcattttgaatttgcgGTGATCTGTCCTTGTTTCAGTCAGTACCTCTTGTTAATCCGCAAGGTAAAATGCTGTTACCGCCAACTGGAGGAAAAGGGTGTTCTGATCCAATGTATGCAAATCCTCGACAAGTTTTACGGATACTGAAGCGAAGGGAAGTAAAAAGGCGACTTGGCTTTTCCGGAAGGTTGAAAAGGGGAAGACAAGAGAAAGCTGAAAATGAACTGAAGGCGCAAAATCCCGACAAAGATCAACATAGAGATTCTGACAAGACTTACAGCCTGAGAGGAGAAAGCGATAAATGCTAATTATGGTGCGCTGTTAATAAAAGTCTCTTTTATCTGAAACTTCGAGAATCTTCAGCCAAATTCTATTTCCATGCAAGGCATACTCATGTCAACCACAACCGATGGATTACTAACCTACAAATGCCTTTGGAGCGACAATTTTCCATTCTTATTTATTTGACTTCCGTTAAGGGACAAGAATTTTAGAAATTCGTAATTTTGCAGAATAAAATAAGGGCCACAGAGAGTCAGTCCCAAGCAGTAAAGTTGTGAAATCATTGAAGCGGCAACCTCATTTAATGGCCTTGCTCCCTGAAGGATCCTATACATCAGTGGTAGACCATCCAATCTAGCAATTGGAGGGTCAGAGGCAAAGCGAAAATGCACATGAGCCACTAGCCTACACAGCCAGAGCTAATCCCAGTTTTTGTAGCATGAGGCAGCTGGGTGTATTTCTGTCATAGACCTCATACCTGGAGGGGATTGTACTCCATCCCAGGGTTAACTCCCGACAGTAATTTCCGAGTACCTAGTCATACACCTGggtgaaaacagaaaatgtgAAGTGAAGTTTCTTAAGATCTTTAAGCCTTGTGACTGAATCATCAAGCCTCCAACAAAAGGTTCATAGGTTCAACTCCCAATTATTTGAAGCACAAGACAAAATCACAGATtgatataaaaaaacaaacgacaacaacaaaacggaCCCCCATTAGTAACAAAAAGAAGGTTGCTTCAATAGCCTCTACTTTGTTCAACAACTCAGGGGGTCAGGCACTGCTTAATACAAGGCCAGGGCCCATGGTTCAGGTCCCTGGATTTTTCTCAAGCCTTTTCAAGACTCCTCATGCCAACAACTTGTGTACTGTCACGCCCACGGTTCTTATATTAGCATTTCCTATGCTATTTCTATCTCCTAGCATTGCAAACTCAATGCACTTCTTTTGTTCCCCAAACTTCTGGATGCAAATGTGTTGGAGCACAGGTCCACTAATACCAAAGCAGTCTTTTTACTGGTATTCCAAATTTAGTTCAGAAAATGTATTACATGTGTCTCAATGAGTTCAGTCTGGGGCTGTTTCTCATCTAGTAGCCTTCATTGGAGAATGTAATACTTGTGTAATCCGGATAGGACTTCTTTAGTTTTTCCACCGTGATGGAATGGTCTGCCCTGCCATACCCCTGGaaacaagagaaacaaaatttgaatcAAGGAACATGGCATGGATACTGCTTAGTTTGCTCCTACCAAGTTTCTGAGATTTGATTTTCAGAAGACAATGACATGTCCTCGCCAGATTACTAACCTTAAAACCTTCACCTAATGCTGCAGAAGGTTAGTGTTTAAAGGTAGGGGTAGGGTTTTAGAGTAAGGGTTTGGGTTTATAAGTAACCTATTGACACTCTCCAAAATGGGGCTCCATGGACCTCAGGTCCATGTTTTGTCTTTCACCTTCCTTAGCACAGAGCTCCTCTTCATTCTGATAATTTTTACTTTAAGCTTGGTACGTTTAAGACATTTGTCTTCTTGCTCTCTGTTCAACAAAATCTATGGTAGCACGgattgctttctttctttgtatGAAACTGAACTTACCATCGAGTAACCATAAActagtattttgttttcagatttATCATGCTGTATTCGTCCTCCACCTACACAGTCTGACTTCAAACCCAGCCTcttcatttcttcttctatTCTATCATAGATATCAGCTGAAcgttcaaaaagaaaatgatgctCAGTTTAGTACAAAAATTCGATATGAAAGGAGACCATGAGGCTCAAATAACCACCGAAAGAAATTAATCAATTCAGGACCCTCGAAGAAACCACTGGATGGGATGCAAAGGGTGTCTTGTGATAAATTTGGTGGTTCGCTTGGGCTATTCCCAAGTGTAAAAGCCTACCAAACTCACGGATGacgaaaaacaaaggaaacgaAAGAGCCAAGAGACTATTGAACAGTAACCAAATCCCACCACGAGttaacgaaacaaagaaaatatatcACAGGTTTTCACTCCGAGGTAAGCCCGTCGTTTGGCTGCCTGCAGTGTCTTAATTATATTATCTAAGCAGTACAATATTTAcggaaaaaatgtttgagaTGCTTAGCGAATGGTTGAGGTCCAGTCGTTGAGGGGAAAGGTTCAAGTAAAGTCGTTAGAGCGATATATAAAGGTGAACATACAACGAAATGGGGTTGAACCAAAAGTGCAAAGAAACCTACCGTGATAACTAGCCCAAGCGAATCCTCTCACGATATACTTATAAACATTTCCTTGCGTATCATCAATCACTTTAATGAGGATATATTTGAAACGTCCGTTTTCATCGATTTCTACATCAGAGATATTTGATAACTTTGGCGACGTTCCTTCCTCCATATTGACCGCGCTCGTCTAAAACAATCTGGGGAATAGAGTGATACAGATTTTCTGTGGGGGCCCTCTCGGGGCCATTTATCGCGTTGACTGTCTCCGGCCCCCAGAAACCTCAACGATTCTCAGATTTTCCATTCACTGCATTTAAAtatgaacgaaaaaaaaaaaaaaaaaaaaaaccctcttaggagacaaacaaacaaacttgaatTTGGGTTGCTTGAGAAATGTGCGTGGGTGAAATTCAAACCAATGAGCGTCTGAATGCACGTACCTCATGAGATTGAGGAAAATGATTGCCTTTTGAAACATATGCGCCAGCCTATTTCGTACAGTAATACTGATGAGAAATGAGTTGAGCTTAAAGAAAGGGCCTGTCAAGGACAGTTTGCGcgtctctccctcactgccttaGTATATCACAGCTGTCTGAaaaatacacgaaaatttggtttatcaacggagttgataatgtaaattgaccaccgtacagagattgaaaagctgacgttgcgagcgttagcccttcgtcagagcgaatcgaTGAATTGTGTCTGAAAAATAGTCGTTAACAGCGATCTACGGGCCAAAATCTCGAGGTGCACGGTCTTGGTACAACGCTCTGACCACACCCACCAAGGTACCTCTACTGGCTCCAGTGTTTCTGTGTATTCTCCAGTGACCGTCAGTACATGCTCATTCTAAATGTGTATCTGCGGGTCGATCAAGGGTATATTCAAATTATACTGAGCTGAATGAGTGAACCTGTCATGCGTGGATTAGGGATCATCCTTTtcttaaaatcattaataattcatgaggagtaaacaaaggaaatcaccaCGGTGAAGAAGGTAGTCATAAAATTGGGTGAAATTTTCTCCTAAGAATTGTCAATGCTATGAGAAGCTATTTCAAACACTccaaagagtgtttcatctgatatccaaacacttcgaaaTTGGTGAAAAAAACTCCGCTGCACCTCGTGTTTACgacccacttctcagtgtttggatatctgatgaagcactcttccttgtgtttaaaaaaagtacttctgttttctttctctgtttGTCTGGGTGCAGGCATCTGCGAGTGCCGCTCTGGTGAGATGAGCAGCGGGTCGGACATCGTCGTCAAGGGAAAACCCTCTTGATGAGAGATATCATTTACGATTCCTATTTTGCCGGTCTCTCTACGTCTTAGGCGTGCGCACGGGCGAATGAACCCCATATTGTCAGTCAAATCGCATTTTCCATGATTTAATGCTTTGTTAAATCGCTCAATCAAAAAGGATTGGAGAGAATTTATTACACCGACTCAAATTGATGTATTGAAGAACACGCTAATTCGATTGGATAGTACTCAGATAATACGATTGATCATCGATTTGGTGACGACATTTACTACCTTTCAGAAATCTCAGACCCAGTCTCAGACTCGCTTTCTTCAGGATTCTGAGATGCCACCTTTCGCAAGAACGGCACGGTCATATTCTCAGTATGAAAAATCCGTCTTTGGTTCCCACTAAATGCACCATCTACAGTTTGAATGGCATTATCAATCATTTCATAAAGCAAAAACTCGATGAAGCACTCGACATGAACATCATAATGCCCTTTAAAATTCCAGCGAAAGCGCCTCGTTGTCTGAAGTGAGGTTTGCATCTTCTCAGCACTTCGATCTGCCCTAGAAAGCATCCATTTCTGGAAAACCCTCCAAGTCCCCAACCGCTGTTCTTGGGTATTCCCATCTGTAAGTTGAAACAAGATGGCAGAGTGACATCGTTGTGCATACAACAATATCTGCAGCCGGTTACATACACTTGCTACTTGAACATTGGACACTGAAGGAATCAAACCTCTCTTGATATTCAGCTGACATCCTGTCCATCCAGGTTCAGCTTTTGCCATGACAACATTGCCTGTCGTCATGGAAATGGCTGTCAAACTTCCACTGACATTTGCCACAATATATCCGGTCCCTGTTGCATCTACGGGCCAGGAAAGTCCAAAGGCTAGACCCTCGTGTAAGCACTTCCCATAATCATTCTTGCTGACGGGGATGTTAATATAATTTTTGCTGACTGCAACTGAAGGCTCCAGGTccaaaataacaaatgaaaCATGGGCTCCTTTGGGGTCAGCTTCTGGAAATAACAACATGAACACAAGCTTTGACCCTGAGGCATCCACCTGGCATGACACAAACCGAGAACATGGCACTGTGATGGGTCTGTAAGATCTGGTAACATAAGAGGACAACAAGCCTGAAGATGCATTATATGTTAAACTGTGGAATTTTGCTCCAGACTCAGGGACATGCTTTGGTGTGAATACATAAGTGACCATGTCACCCTTCTCTTCAGTCTTCCATGGCTTCCCTAACTTGAGAGAGCTAACGTACTTATGAACTCTTTCTCGCTTTTGAGTCATCtctttcctgaaaaaaaaaaaaggaaaacaataattttacgAGGGAGCCTGGAGATAACCATTTATCTTGGAGTgcgaaaaatatttcaacgtGCAAAAGAAATTAACCATTTAATAATATCTCCAAGCAGTTTTGAATAGTTTTGCTTACTACACACATGCCAATTTACTAAACCATTTGTATTTAACATTTTACTGCTCCACAAGGCAAAAATTATATAGGATTTACATCATActacaataaaataatcattattgaaTTCTGTAACTACATCATTGGTGAGCCTTTTGTGCAGATatagtaatttatttttctaagtTAGAATATCAATATTAATGTGTACACAAATTATCATCATATATTTAATTGGCATGCATGCCAGAAGTCATGGTACTACGAAAAATTTTGTTATTCAGTTTCATGATACTTCACGGAAAAGGCCTTGGGAATCATTACTAAACCAAAGTGTTTGTAGTCTTCATTCAAAGACAGCTAGCCTACTGAATATAATCTAGCAGCATCCTACAATCTTGAAAGTGCTGGGAAACTAGAACAGAACATGCACAGTAGACCCTTATTCCTTCCTCTCATGCCAAAGCCACTTTTCCCCTCCCTGCCACTGCAAAACCTCTCTCCACACAATGTTGTTGTTCAAGTGGTTCACTACAGCACTACTTAAGCtcataactgtgaggatcatctATAAGCAAAATTGCTTCAATCTACAGTTCAAATActgtaaatgaaattcatatattCATCTTcatcacacacacacacaccatACATATTGTTGGTAagtgtgtgagtgtgtgtgtgtgtgtgtgtatatatatatacattcaacaataatattattccaCGAGTGCGtattggatatgagatgatagatagccaatgAGGTgtgtagcgccgagttggctataatcatcttgcatccaacaagcgcgagtacaataatttttttattaaaaacgccccaagatattagacaaatcttctcgactttatcttgtgaaaagaaactgaatgggcaatgtacagataagttttaaatgtgtaaattgtctattcttgaattgttttgctttgactaacacagaaaataaagttttcaagttttttaccttgaaatattttcctgtcatattttgtggctttctttatgctccctggtaATGCATTTTCTAATAGCTCAATGACTTCCTCTTCATTTAACTCCAGTGCAAAGCGATTTTTGCTGGCCGcaattgtttcttgagggaaaattttttagctcctttttaaatttaagctgatgCATatgcttaccatatttgtagattatggtatattggctcatataccataatggctaagcccataaaaagtcttgaattgcattatccaatgatccagtttttaataaaatatatattatatatatatatatatatatatacatatggACAAGTCAATAAGACATAACTTTTTCTGTGATTCTGAGTTTCACGCTGACGTGATCATCAGACAGACTGTCTGACTGATGATCGCGTAAGCATGAAACTCAGAGTCACAGAAAAAGTTATGTCTTATTGACTAGTCCATTTTTCAGATATACCACGCTCTGCGATTGCATTGAGCTCTATAACGCAAGGATAGACTATAACCAagacttatatatatatatatatatatatatatatatatttatataaaatgatgtatatatatatatgtaaaagTAAAATGATGAAACATGAAGCAAACTTACACATCTGAAGAAGGCTGAAG is a window from the Acropora palmata chromosome 1, jaAcrPala1.3, whole genome shotgun sequence genome containing:
- the LOC141897508 gene encoding uncharacterized protein LOC141897508; this translates as INKSHYVKETTNAVFLSESEAKDAEQNQQRKQSFQNSQSVPLVNPQGKMLLPPTGGKGCSDPMYANPRQVLRILKRREVKRRLGFSGRLKRGRQEKAENELKAQNPDKDQHRDSDKTYSLRGESDKC
- the LOC141878890 gene encoding 14 kDa phosphohistidine phosphatase-like, with the protein product MEEGTSPKLSNISDVEIDENGRFKYILIKVIDDTQGNVYKYIVRGFAWASYHADIYDRIEEEMKRLGLKSDCVGGGRIQHDKSENKILVYGYSMGYGRADHSITVEKLKKSYPDYTSITFSNEGY